The Nitrospira sp. sequence AGTTTGAGGATCAGACCGCAACTAATTGTGGCAGGCTCATACCTCTCATGTCGCCTTCGCCCGGTTGGACCATAATCCACCTGCGATCAAGGCCAGCGTCAGTGCCTGCAGCACGAGGCTCTGCGCGGTTGGGTGGACGCCCAGTAACGGCAGCGAAATGAAACGCACCGTCGTCGTCTCGAGTACTCCTGCTTCCTGCAGGGCCGCAACGCCGTTACCGACAAAGACCACGGCCATCAGCGCCAGAAGAATCGAGGAAACCGTGAAAAACGGTCCGATCGGCAGACGCACGCTGTAGCGAAGGATTGCGCCCCCGAGCAATACCAGCAGCAGCGCCGCCGCGGCGATGCCCCAGAGCACCGCGCTATGCCCGTCGGCACCGACCTGGGACCAGAGTGTTTCGTAGAACAGAATCACCTCGAAGATCTCGCGGTATACGACGAGGAACGAGACGCCGGCCATCGTCCACAGCGTGCGCTTGCCCAGCGCCACGCTGATCTGCTCGCGGATGAAGCGGTTCCAGGCTTGCGCGTTCGAGCGGCTATGCAACCACCAGCCTACGTACAACAGCATTGCCGCGGCCAGCAATGCCGTAATGCCTTCGGTCAGTTCGCGGCTGGCACCCGAGATGTGAAGCGTATAGCTGGCTATGGCCCATGTAATCCCGCCCAGCACCACGGCTCCGATCCAGCCAGTATGGATGTAGGGCAAGGCATCACGCCGCTGAGTCTTGACGGCGAAGGCCACGATGGCCGACACCACCAGGATCGACTCCAATCCTTCACGTAACAGAATCACAAGGGAACTCGCAAAGGACGCATTCGGGGACAGCGTATTGCCGGAGAGCGCGGCATCGGCCCGGTCGAGCAGGGCAATGACTTTCATCGACTGCGCGGTCACTGCATCGGACGACGTACCTTCGCTAATGGCCGCGCGTAGCGCAATCATCTCACGCTCAGTCTCCAAGCGCAGCGGCGAGTCTACGTTGTCCAGTGTTTTTTCGACCAGCTCGAACCCTTCCAGGTAGGCCGCGATCGCTAGGCGCCGCGCTGCATCTCGATCGCCTTGCGCATAGGACCGTGATGCCTCTTCGATCTTGGAGCGTGAGAAGACCAGGGGTGTCTGGGCAATGGCCTGTAGCGCATCTGGATGCTGTGTTAGGTAAACACGCACGGCGTCCATTGCCGAGCCGGCGACGGCCTGTTCACCGGGAGCTTTTATCACCAGGGTGCGAAGGCTATCGAATGCCCCTTTGCCCTCGCCCTGCTGCCACAATGTCTCGCCTTTTGCCACCGCGTTTGAGTCGGCTCGCAGGTTGCCGACAAAGAAGGCCAATGCCCAGCGGTCAGCCTCGGGAAATTCAGTGAAGGCGCGCATGGGTGTGCCGCCCACGCCGAGCGTGATGGTGTTGTAGAGGCCGTACAGACTACGCTGGCGCATGCGGGCCTCGTCGTGAAAATCGCTCGGCGCAGGTTCCAGCCCCTTGGCCATTGGACCATCGCCGCGGCCCTGCGCACCGTGGCACGCGGCGCAGTGCTGCGCGAACATCTTCCCGCCCTGTTGGAGATCAGGAGCGCGCCGTGGCGCTACACTCAGCTTCCATGCCTGGATCACGTCGAGGCGGAGTCGGCCGGCGAGCGCAGAAATCTCGTTGCCTGATGCCTTGCCCTCAATCTGCTCGAGTAGTCTGCCGGCTTGCTGGAGCAGTGCGGGCTGTTCGGGCACGTTGGGCAGCTTGCCGAGAAGTGTGATGGCTTGAACGGCAAAGTCGCGTTGTTCCGTGTACTCATCGGCGTTGAACACTTTGCCGTCTTGCACGGAGTCCGGGTAGTCCACAGCGACATAATCGAGCATGTGGACGACGGTCTGTGCCCGCTCATCGTCAGCCGATGACGCGATTGCCATGTCGAGTGGTCCCGCGGTCAAAAAAACCATGGCCAGCCACCATAGGAGAGTGTTTGACAAGGAGATAGGTCTAGGCTTCATCGTGTTTCGACTTTCTACGCGCGTGGGCCTCTTGGGGCAATATACAGACTACACGTCGATCGCGGCCCCTCCGAGGTCGGAAAACGGCAGTGAGCTGAAAAGTATTTGTAAATAAGATCTTATGCGGGCCAGAGAAATGTCAGGGTTCCCACAAGCCCAGCGAAGGCTCACTTCATGACTCTATAGGCCGCTGTGCCGTCAGCCGTACTCCATCTTCAGGACGCCACGAACAAGGTGATAAATGATAGCCAAACACCGAGGCCGGTGTCCACCGAACGGATGCGGAAAAACCATGTCACGTATATAGATGGAGACCCTCGAAACCTGTTATGGTTTTGTCATTTGGATTCTCCGGGTTCACGGAGGGAGTATGCCTAGCGGGGACAATCGGGCGGTGCTCATCACCGGAGCGTCCACTGGAATTGGAGCGGCTTGTGCCCATCATCTTGATCGACTAGGGTTCAAGGTGTTCGCAGGAGTGAGGAGGTCCGAAGATTGCGCGGCCCTTCAAAAGGAAAGTTCAGATCGGCTCGTGCCGATTGAGTTGGATGTGACAGACCTTTCGACCATCGAAAAAGCTCAATTATTAGTTTCAAAAGAAGTTATAAAGAGCGGATTGTTTGGCCTAGTTAACAATGCTGGCATCGCGGTCGTTGGGCCGATTGAAGCCGTCCCGATTCCGGACTTGCGACAACAGCTCGAAGTCAACGTCGTTGGGCAGGTTGCCGTCACCCAGATGTTTCTCCCATTAGTCAGGCAGGCGTGTGGACGAATCGTCAACATGGGTTCCATCGCCGGTCTCTCGACCATGCCGCTCATGGGACCGTATTCGGCATCAAAGTTCGCGCTGGAAGCGATTACCGACGCGCTGCGCTTGGAAGTCCAGCAATGGGGTATTCATGTCTCGATCATTGAGCCGGGTGCGATCGCCACGCCTATTTGGAATAAGTCGGCCATCGAAGCGGCCGAACGAGAAGCGGCAATAGAGAGTGAAATTCGCGCTCTCTACAAACCTGTGGTCGCCGCGGTTAGAAAGGTTGTCGGACAAGCATCGAAGCGAGCCATCTCTCCGCAGGCCGTCGCAAAGGCGGTTGAAACGGCGTTGACGGCACCTTCTCCAAGAACACGGTATCTCGTCGGCACGGACGCGAAGTTCCGCGCACTCATGGCGAATGTGCTTCCTGATCGCATTTCGGACCGGCTCTTGACCTGGATCCTCAAATTGCCTCATTGAACAAGCGCTGCCGGTTTGCTCATCCCGATGCCGAGCTGTCGTTTCGAAATGTCGAAGGAGAAACGGAGCTGGACAGCGAGATATTTTTGGACCAACCCTTCTCGGTCCAACGGCTGGTCTTGTTCATGATATACGGCTAATTCCACGTTCTGCCAGCGCGCCGCGAGTCCGATGATCCAATCCAATTCCGTTGGATTGACCGCGTTGGCAGCCTGCCGGTCTGTGAACATATTTACGTCCCCATACAGCACGATCTTGTTCTTATAGAGGTCCAGGTCGGCATGCGCGACATACCGAAAGAGGGCTCGGCCGGTATTGTCAGGCCTCGCGAAGTAATTGTTGTTATGAAAGAGCCATCCTGCCCCGGCATAGACGGATAGGTTTTGATTTGGAAAGTGACGGTGCCATCCCGGAAGGTCCTGGACCGCCTGGAACTTGGCCGTCACGAGTCCATCGCCATATTCCTGCGTGACGCCTTTGCGATCGATCGGCACATCACGTTCGTACTGCAGACGCCAGTTGAAATGGCCAAGTACACCGGTCAGGGCATAGGTGCCGTCCCATTCGCTCAGTTCGATCCATCCGTTGGTGCGGTCGGAGAAGAAGTTCTGATCCGTATAAAAGGTGAGATATTGCTTGTAGAGATCGGTTTCCAGATGGAGCATATGGCGTAAGCCCACAAGGCCCGTGTTATCCGGTCTGGCGGCAAAGGAGGGATTTGAAGCGAACACACCGGTGAGGAGATAGCCGGCAAAGAGCGATTCTTCCGTGTCTCGACCGTTCGCGTCCTCCAAAGAGGGAAGCGGGCGTCCGTATTTCTCCAATGCCGGCGCATCACTTGGCCAGATGATGAAGCTACAACAAAGAGCATGTGAAATACATAATGCCCAGCTTCGCGTGAGACGCATGGTTCCAATCACCGGCCGATTTCCGATTTCGGGCCGCGGAGAAAAGCCACCGAATGTGGACGGTGACGGATGTTACGGTATACAGGGCTCAAAAATTTCTTCGCAATCATTGGAGGCGTCAAAGGTCGGAGGAACAAAACGGTAATGCACATCGACGATCCGGTCGTCGGCCAAAATAACCGTGGCCCAGCAGCCATGGCGAATAGTGGCAAAGCTGCTTTTCCCAACCGGCCGTGATTCTTCGAGAATCGGGGCCTCTCGATAGTATCGAAGGAATGTCCACTTGTCCTCGGTTCGTTCCTGCAGGGGCTTGCCCGCGCAGGAAAGGACCTTCGACTTGGATTGTCCGACCATCTGCTGTTGATTCGGATATTCCCTCACTTGTGCGAGGGGACTACAACCCACCCACGATAACATTCCGACGAGTACCGGCATGAGCACGCACAGATGCAACCTGTTCATGAAAGCCCATTGTATGCTCGGAATCGGAAAATGCAATCGCCTGAGATGGAGGTACGGAGGCAAGGAGCTCGATCAGCCGACGAGATCAGGGTTCAATCGGGTCAGAGGCGTGACGGAGAGGGCCTTGATCTCATTATAGACGATCGTACGGCCCACTTGGCGGAGGCGGCTGAAGACGCCTTCCACGATGACTTGATCACCTTCACGGACCTCCAGCTGACCGAGGCTGACGACTTTCAACGTTCCGGCATGGTCCTGCAGCAGAAATCCATAGGCAGGTTGCCCTTGACGATTGGTAGCCAGCTGCACGTTCATGACTTTCCCGGTGACCACGACATCTTGACGGTCGTAAAGCTCAGGATGTGCCAAGAGTTCCGAGATCTCAATCAAGCTGACGGCCATGGCCGGACTCGCGGTGCCGAGTATCACGGTAGAGAACGAATAGATGGGCAAGAAAAGAGGAAGGACGACCGCCCACGCGAGAAGAGACTGTCGGATGGTAGGCTGCGTCGTCATCATTGATGTGCAATTATACCGAACTGCCGGCGATTGGCAAGGCTGAAAGTTTACCATTTGTCGGAGGCCCTGCCGCTGACGTCCTCTCCAAAAAAATTGTGAAGAATATGCCGTTGTAAGTCAGTCAGTTCGCCTTGAGCCGCCTCACCCGCTCGCGAGGGGAGGGCATCGGATTCCTTGGGTGCCGGCGCCGATCGCTTCAGTAACTCTTGATCCAGCGCCTCGTCGCTCGTGTCCACGTCATTTTGGATAGAGACGAGCCGTTGGAGTCCGAACAACGTTCTGGTCGTTTCAGTGTGTACGGCGTTGGAACTGGCTCCGAATACGAGAGAATTCCACAGTCTTGTCTCGGCCGCTTCCGGAATTCCAATCCCCGCATAGACCCCCAACTTTTCGATCAGGGAGGATTCTGTCCCTTCGAGTCCGTCATAGGTGGCAATCGATCGTTCAATCGGAGCATAGGAAAGCACACGCAGGGTCTCTTTCCACAAATCGGGTGAAGGGATGTGTGGGTCGGCTGTGTGAGATCCGGAACATTTGGCCTGGATGGCGAGGAGATATTGAGACAAAAACTTTACCTTTCTGGCCGCCAGGGTACCGGCTGGAATGCCCCAGATATGGCCGATCTCATGGTCCTGTAACGTCGTCTGATCGGATGTCTGGCGTTCACGTTCCGCAAGAGAGAGGCGTTTTCTGAACCGTTCGGCGAAGCGAAGCTGGGTCTGCATCTCGACGACCAAACGGTGTTTCTGGTATTCCTCCGCGCTAATCTCGTTCTTGTCCCACCCCTCTTCCAATAACCGCAATGTCGTCGATGGGACGGCAGAACGAGCGCGTGCCTTGAAGTCTCCAATTCTATCGGCAGGAACTCCACGAGCTGCAAGAAGTGCGGCGGCCCGAGCGGCCAGCGCGTCCGCCGTACGGATAAAATTCCGGAGGGCGACACATTGGAGCCACGTCCGTTCACGGCGAAGTCGAACCCGCTTGCGATACTCGTTCCGTCGATCGATCATTGCCGTGATCGATTCCTGGGTCATCGTGGTGACAGGTTTTTTCCCGGAGACACACCGAGGATCCGGTCGATCCGCGACCATGAACAGAATTTCGTCGTGTGTGACATCAAGATATTGTAAGAGCAGAAGCCTGAGGATGATGCGGCCTTGTATCGGCAAGCCCGCAATAATCTCTTCAATCATCTCTGTGGTAAGAGGCGGCGAGATCAGTGCTTGTGTCATGGTTTTCCGATCAGGTCGTGAAGGTCCAGTTGTTGGATGAGGCGGGGATGCATGACACTTCCCTGGCACATGGCTTCCAGTCGGCGGTGCTAGGCGGTCCCGGCCCGCTGCTGTTGATGCTGTTCAAGTTGGAGCGCAACGTATTCACGAACATCCTGAACGGTGCCGCTGATGAACATTTCTCTGGGGATTTCTACCCGCACGAGCCGTGAAGGATCAATGCCCCGTTCTTGGGCGTAATGTTCATCGATGTAAAGGCTCAGAGAGCCGTCAGGAAAACGTAAGGCATAGAGGGCGGTTGTATCAGCCATGCGAGGTCCTTCCTGTCATCGTGGTACCTCGTAGAGGTAACACAGGGCTCGTCAGGCTGTCAAAGCGGGACTGCCGGTACACATAAAGCGAAACGGCTTTCAGTCGGGTGACCGAAAGCCGTTCGGCAGCACGGATGATGGTGAAAGCGAAGACTCGAGGAGATTCTCGCTCCGGGCGCGGTTCAGCCTCCCAATGTATCGAGCGTTTCCTTGAGACTCCGGCGGATACACGTGAAGATCGGGGTGTCCCGCAAGGTATACCGGGATCCTTCCGTCTCTCGCAGCGCCATCACCAGATCCAGGAAGTCCTCCGGTTTGTCGCTCTCAAAGGCCACTACCCACTCTTGATCGTCTAACCCGAAGGAATAGGTCGTGTTCAGCTTGACGGACGGGAACCGATGTCCCACTTCGATATGCTCGTCCATCATTCCTTGGCGCGCCGCCTTCGTCAGCAAAAACCACTCGCGCGTTTTGAGAAATGGATACACGAAGATGTACTTGCCTTTTCCCGGCACCACCGTGAGCCGTTTCCCTTCCTGCCCTGCGTGCGCATGGTGGTCGACATAGACGGATCGCTTGGTCATCGCCAGATAGGAATACGGAGTTGAGAGATACTGTCCGAGACCTGAGGCGAGCATCTTGGCACTCATGTCTTGGAACAGGTCCAGGTCATAGCTGATGCGCCACAGCATGAAGTCGCAGTCGCCCCGGATACCGACGGTGGAATAGGGGACCATCAGCACCTTGCCGTTGAAGTCCTCCGCAGCGCGCAGGAACTCCTGCTTGCCCTGGGTGCGCACATCTTCCGGGAGGCGCCGCCATGCGGGGTCCACTTTATAAAACACGAAGTTCACGTACTGCCGCCGAGGTGTCGGTGCGGCGGGGGGTGTGTCCGGAGTCGACATTCAAAGCTCCTTTAGTAGAGTGACAAGAAACACTTCCTCAGTTTTTGTTCGTTTAGCATTTCCCCTTCGGCCTTGTCAACGGGAGACGGGCTTATCCATTGACAGGCTGTGAGGGTTCTGTTAGTCGCAACCGCATGCATCACGCCTGTCAGGGATCTATGGGGCTTGCTGTGACCTGCATGCTTGGCATCGCGTGTCCCTCGGCTGCGATCGAGGTAGACCCGGCGCACGCACAAATCCAGGCCGCACTTGACCGCGGAACAAGAGCGGCGGCACACCATCAGCCGCCCGAAACCTTCTATGCGCGGTTTGGAGGCGCTGATGAGCTGCATGCCGGCGGGTTTCTGATCACAAAGCTCGGTGCACTATCGGTGATGGCGACGCATATGGCGTTACGCGGACTTGAACCGAGCTGGGCCGATGTCGCCCAAGTGACGCAGGCCCGGACGATGCTCGTCAACACCGTCATTTTCGGGGATAGTCCTTCTTTCGCGGTGAACAGTTATGTGGTGCTCGATCAGGGGGGGAAGGTCATCAAGCCCATGACCATGCGAGTCGATGGGCAAGCCAGTCGCAGCGCGGTCTGGCCCAACTCGCCTAAATTTCGGGCCAAAGTCGTGGCCGCATTTGGGTACGCCGATTTCGACCCAAAAGCGCAGACAACTCTTACCGTGTTTCCCGCAACCGGTGGAGAGGTTCGATTTTTGCTCGACTTCGGGCAAATAGAGTAGGGGCGTCATCCCGCTATGCGCAGGTCTCCCGCATCGGACCATCTATATCTCGCTGAAACGATTGCGATAGGGTCGGAACTTCTCGTGGGAGGCCGGTCTGACAGCAATTCGTTGTTCATCACCGACTCGCTGGCAGCGATCGGCATCGAGGTCAGGTTTAAGTCAATCGTCGGGGACGATGAGTCGGACATTGCAGACGTGCTGAAGACAGCCTGTCGCCGGGCCGGTATCGTCATCATTACCGGAGGACTAGGCCCGACGGTCGACGACTGTACCAGAGAAGCTGTCGCAGCGGTCACCGGCTTCCGGCTAGCACGCCGGAAAGAGGCGCTCGACGGCATGAGGGCCAGGCTGGCTCAGTGGGGGCGAATACCGAATCGCGGCCAATTGCGACAGGCGCTCATTCCATCTCGCGCGGGGGTCATCCCGAACCCGGTGGGTTCCGCGCCGGGTTTCGCGTTGGTGTGGCGGGGGACACGTATCATTGCATTGCCAGGTGTTCCGAGTGAGATGCGCGCGATGGTAGAAGAGTCGGTTCTCCCGCTCTTAACCTCTCAAGTTGAGCGATCAAAAGGGCTACATCCACATCCGATCACGAGGGTGGTCTTTCACACGTGGGGACTGCCTGAGGCTGACGTGGACGCCAAGTTACAGGGTCTGATGACAAAACGGACACCGGTCGCGTTGGGTCTGCTTGCTTCGCCGACCGGAGTGCTGGTGTCGTTGACAACGAAGGCACAAAGTCCCATCAAGAAGGAGAGTCTATCTTCGCTGGTGCTGGAAGTTCGAGCGAGATTGCAGGAGTGGATCTATGCGGAAGGTTACGACACCCTGGAAGAGGTGGTCGGTCGAATGTTGCGCGAGCAGAAACTGACCGTCGCGGTTGCCGAGTCGTGTACCGGAGGTCTGATTGGACACCGTCTTACGCAGGTACCGGGATCCTCGGCCTATCTCGATCGGGGAGCCATCTGCTACAGCAATCAGGCGAAAACGGAGATGCTCGGAGTTCCGGCAAGTCTCATAGGGCAATATGGTGCGGTGAGCCGGGAAGTCGCTGCGGCGATGGCCAAGGGCATGCGTGAACGGGCGGGTGCGTCGGTGGCGTTGAGTGTGACGGGTATCGCCGGACCCGGAGGCGCGACGCAGACTAAACCCGTCGGGTTGGTGTACATCGGGCTCGACGATGGCAGCGGCAACACGATCACGAAGGAATTGCGATTCCATGGGGACCGCTCCGTCATTAAACAGCGCGCCGCCCAGGCGGCTCTGGATATGCTTCGCCGGTGGTTGATCGACAGAGTCAGGACATGATTCGGGCATTCCTCGCCGTGGAAATCGACGATGAGGTCCGCGCAGGTCTCTCCCACGTGCAGCAAGATCTCAAACGGCGGCTTGCGCTTCATCCCTCAAAAGATACCCGTATGACCTGGGGACAACCCAATTCGTTTCATCTCACGATCAGGTTTCTTGGAGACACGGACGAGCAGCTCATCGGCCACATGCGTGATGCGATGGCGATTGTCAGGCAGTCGCACCCGACCATTCAGATTCCCCTCGATCAGCTGCAAGCGTTTCCCAACGCTCGACAGCCGCGGGTTCTATGGGTAGGGCCGTCTGAGCAGTGGCTGCAAAGCGCCGCGGCAACCCAGTTGACTGCTTTCCATCAGGCCATCGAGTCTCGCTGTCGCTCGTTCGGTTTCGCACCGGATGACAAACCCTTCATGCCGCACCTGACACTGGCACGGATCAAGATAGGCGAACGACAAGTTGGGCAGTTTCTGACGCAAAGCGGCGTCTGTGCCTGCCCGCTCTCGTTAGGAAAGATCACAGTCGGAGCGCTTGTGCTGATGAAAAGCGAGCTGCGTCCTACCGGGTCTCTGTATACGAAACTGTGGGAGGTGGGAGAAGGTTGCCACGGGTAGCAGCGATCTATTCGGTGCGCCCGAGCGCACTCGCACAGGATGTCATGGTTCGAGCAGTGGAACGAGTGCCGTATGGCCTTGCTGAAGAGCCAGGTCCACCGGACGTTCTCCGGTCGACAGCCTGGCATTCTTATCCCCTCCGTGTTTCAGCAGCAGTTCGATAATCGTCTGATCGCCTCGATACGCCCCAACATGCAATAGCGTCACGCCGCCCATCCGCACCTGGCCGTTCACATCCGCGCCCTTGTGCAGGAGGAGGGTCACCACGTCTCGATGTCCCTGTTGCACTGCGAGGGAAAGCGGCGTCATTCCATCCGTTCTCCGCTGATTCACGGCCGCTCCTTGTTCCAACAAGAGCGCCACCACCTCCCGATGCCCATTCTTCACAGCCAACAGCAGCGGTGTCATCCCGCGCTCATCGGCTGCCTGCACGCCGACCCCCTGCCCAAGGAAGATCTCCACTCGGAGGAGATTGCCATCGGAGGCGGCTGTGCGTAACTTCTCCTCCGGCGCCGTCGCGCAGCCGCTCAGAAGAATGAGCGCGAGCGTACATGGGCCAAGTTTGCAATTTGAAGGAACCTGTTTCATATCGCATCTTCCTTTTTCGGTGAGCTTGATGGAGTCGAGAAGTACCGAATGATGCCGGATATCGCATACGCGAGATTGTATTACACGGCAACTCAACCGCAGATCAAGAGTTATGCCTGAGATGCCCATGAGACGAGTCTGTGTTCTTGTGCCTCGTCATTCTGTAACGAGGCGAGAGAAGCGGGATCGAGCTGCTGTTGGGAGATCAGAACAATCTGACTCTTCAGTCATCATGCTCATCCGGCCTTTCGCGGCTGCAGCAGCGAAAACAACGTGGTGTGGCCTTGCTGGCGAGCCAGATCTATAGGGCGATCTCCTGATTTCGTCTTGGCATTCTTGTCTCCCCCATACTTGAGCAACAAGGTAATGATCTCCCGATTGCCATGATAGGCTCCCACATGCAAAGGCGTCATCCCGTCGTTCGCCTGTGCTTTCACGTCCGCTCCTTGTTTCAGGAGGAGGACGACCATGTCGCGATGGCCCGCCGCCGTCGCGACATGAAGCGGTGTCGCGCCATCAGGCGCTTGCTGGTTGACCAACGCGCCCTTTTCCAACAACAACGCGACGACGTCGCGATGATCGTTTTGCACGGCCATGAAGATCGGCGTGGCGCTGTTCCTCGCTTTCTGATTGATCGATGCTCCCTGCCGCAACAAGAGCTCGGCTACCTCCCGATGGCCGTTCTGCGCTGCAACGAGAAGCGGTGTCACGCCATTCTGTACCGCGTGGTTCACTGCGGCCCTTTTTCCCAGCAACAGCGACACAATCGCCTGATGCCCGTTCTGGGCTGCGACGAGAAGCGGGGTTGTGCCGTCCCGCATCGCCTGATTCACCGCCGCCCCCGCGCTCAGCAACAACGCCACGACTGCCTGATGCCCGTTCTGGGCCGCGACGAGAAGCGGCGTCGCGCCGTCTGCCATGGTCTGGTTGACCGAGGACCCCTGTTGCAGCAAAAGCTCAACGACATCCCGATGCCCTTTCTGCACGGCGATGAAGAGCGGCGTCACGCCGTCTTCGGCAGGCTGGTTCGCTGGGGCCTCGTGCTGAAGCAAGAGCGCCACGACGTCTCGATGGCCGTTCTGGGCTGCGATGAAAAGTGGTGTCACGCCGCCTTTGGTCGTCTGATTCACCGGCGCGCCTTTGTCCAGGAAAAGCGCCGCCACATCCCGATGGCCGTTTTGCGACGCGATATAGAGCGGCGTTGCGCCGTCATTGGTTGCCTGATTCACCAACGCCCCCTTATTCAGCAAGAACGCCACCGTGTCCCGGTGTCCGTTCCACGCCGCGGCATGGAGCGGTGTCGCGCCGGTCTGATTGGCCGCGTGCACGTCGGCGCCTTCCTCGATCAATGTTTTCACTTTGCCGAGATCCCCGTCCATTGCGGCCGTCAGTAGCTTCTCATCCACCGGGCGCATGGCCATCAGCAGCGGCAGCAGGGCGCAGATGACCCCCAACTTCGCCCATCGTGAAATCATGTCAGCCTCCCATCACGTATTCACGGAAAGGAATAATTATGAACTGATTCGAGTGACTGTTTCCTGTCTTAGTGTCGCTAGGCTTGTTGTCGTGCACATCTCTCTTGGAGCGGAATACCACCCTGCGCACCAACACGTCTGCATCTATTCGATCGGGTGACCACGGGAGGTGGTAGCTGTGACACGTTGGAAAAGCAAGTCGAGGTGTGTCAGCGATGCTTAGAGTTTGGGGAGCAGCATGACAGCGATCTTTCGAAGCGAGGCTTTGAGTCGGTCTTCGGGAAGGATGTCCTTATCCGCTGTGAGGGCGTAGTACCGAGCTCCTTTCAGCACGGCCACGCCGAGGCTCTCCTCGTCAATGAGTACGAATGTACGATCGCCGATTCCTTTGTCTTCGATCACCTGGACCTCCGCCTCCTTGAGTTCCTTGAGAAGGTTTTCCAATGTGATGTACTTCTTGGCCGCGCTGGTCGATGCAAACTCTGCCACGCTCACGACCAGGGTCCCATCGGTCAAATCGTAGGTACACGTCCACGTCTGGGAGCCGGTGTCTGTATCCTGATCCGGGCCGTCGAGAATGACAGAGGAAATCGGCTGGCCGATGGTAGCGCCTATTTCTGATCGAGAAATCAGCGAGCAGACATCAAGAGCCTGGACCGGAGAAGTGACGACCAGACTTGCGACGATGAGGGCGAACGCAGCAGCTGCCTTTGCACTCTTCAGGAGTCGCGATGTGTTGCACTCATTGCGTGCGAAGGCCAGGTGTTCAATGTGTGCCATGGCGTACGCCCCATTCTAGGATGTCAAGGCGCAAAGGTCCAGATGAAAAATGTGGCGGTTATGTTGCACTTGACACCGACT is a genomic window containing:
- a CDS encoding FTR1 family protein; protein product: MKPRPISLSNTLLWWLAMVFLTAGPLDMAIASSADDERAQTVVHMLDYVAVDYPDSVQDGKVFNADEYTEQRDFAVQAITLLGKLPNVPEQPALLQQAGRLLEQIEGKASGNEISALAGRLRLDVIQAWKLSVAPRRAPDLQQGGKMFAQHCAACHGAQGRGDGPMAKGLEPAPSDFHDEARMRQRSLYGLYNTITLGVGGTPMRAFTEFPEADRWALAFFVGNLRADSNAVAKGETLWQQGEGKGAFDSLRTLVIKAPGEQAVAGSAMDAVRVYLTQHPDALQAIAQTPLVFSRSKIEEASRSYAQGDRDAARRLAIAAYLEGFELVEKTLDNVDSPLRLETEREMIALRAAISEGTSSDAVTAQSMKVIALLDRADAALSGNTLSPNASFASSLVILLREGLESILVVSAIVAFAVKTQRRDALPYIHTGWIGAVVLGGITWAIASYTLHISGASRELTEGITALLAAAMLLYVGWWLHSRSNAQAWNRFIREQISVALGKRTLWTMAGVSFLVVYREIFEVILFYETLWSQVGADGHSAVLWGIAAAALLLVLLGGAILRYSVRLPIGPFFTVSSILLALMAVVFVGNGVAALQEAGVLETTTVRFISLPLLGVHPTAQSLVLQALTLALIAGGLWSNRAKAT
- a CDS encoding SDR family oxidoreductase — its product is MPSGDNRAVLITGASTGIGAACAHHLDRLGFKVFAGVRRSEDCAALQKESSDRLVPIELDVTDLSTIEKAQLLVSKEVIKSGLFGLVNNAGIAVVGPIEAVPIPDLRQQLEVNVVGQVAVTQMFLPLVRQACGRIVNMGSIAGLSTMPLMGPYSASKFALEAITDALRLEVQQWGIHVSIIEPGAIATPIWNKSAIEAAEREAAIESEIRALYKPVVAAVRKVVGQASKRAISPQAVAKAVETALTAPSPRTRYLVGTDAKFRALMANVLPDRISDRLLTWILKLPH
- a CDS encoding cytochrome c maturation protein CcmE; translation: MMTTQPTIRQSLLAWAVVLPLFLPIYSFSTVILGTASPAMAVSLIEISELLAHPELYDRQDVVVTGKVMNVQLATNRQGQPAYGFLLQDHAGTLKVVSLGQLEVREGDQVIVEGVFSRLRQVGRTIVYNEIKALSVTPLTRLNPDLVG
- a CDS encoding chlorite dismutase family protein, producing the protein MSTPDTPPAAPTPRRQYVNFVFYKVDPAWRRLPEDVRTQGKQEFLRAAEDFNGKVLMVPYSTVGIRGDCDFMLWRISYDLDLFQDMSAKMLASGLGQYLSTPYSYLAMTKRSVYVDHHAHAGQEGKRLTVVPGKGKYIFVYPFLKTREWFLLTKAARQGMMDEHIEVGHRFPSVKLNTTYSFGLDDQEWVVAFESDKPEDFLDLVMALRETEGSRYTLRDTPIFTCIRRSLKETLDTLGG
- a CDS encoding competence/damage-inducible protein A, with protein sequence MRRSPASDHLYLAETIAIGSELLVGGRSDSNSLFITDSLAAIGIEVRFKSIVGDDESDIADVLKTACRRAGIVIITGGLGPTVDDCTREAVAAVTGFRLARRKEALDGMRARLAQWGRIPNRGQLRQALIPSRAGVIPNPVGSAPGFALVWRGTRIIALPGVPSEMRAMVEESVLPLLTSQVERSKGLHPHPITRVVFHTWGLPEADVDAKLQGLMTKRTPVALGLLASPTGVLVSLTTKAQSPIKKESLSSLVLEVRARLQEWIYAEGYDTLEEVVGRMLREQKLTVAVAESCTGGLIGHRLTQVPGSSAYLDRGAICYSNQAKTEMLGVPASLIGQYGAVSREVAAAMAKGMRERAGASVALSVTGIAGPGGATQTKPVGLVYIGLDDGSGNTITKELRFHGDRSVIKQRAAQAALDMLRRWLIDRVRT
- the thpR gene encoding RNA 2',3'-cyclic phosphodiesterase, with the protein product MIRAFLAVEIDDEVRAGLSHVQQDLKRRLALHPSKDTRMTWGQPNSFHLTIRFLGDTDEQLIGHMRDAMAIVRQSHPTIQIPLDQLQAFPNARQPRVLWVGPSEQWLQSAAATQLTAFHQAIESRCRSFGFAPDDKPFMPHLTLARIKIGERQVGQFLTQSGVCACPLSLGKITVGALVLMKSELRPTGSLYTKLWEVGEGCHG
- a CDS encoding ankyrin repeat domain-containing protein yields the protein MKQVPSNCKLGPCTLALILLSGCATAPEEKLRTAASDGNLLRVEIFLGQGVGVQAADERGMTPLLLAVKNGHREVVALLLEQGAAVNQRRTDGMTPLSLAVQQGHRDVVTLLLHKGADVNGQVRMGGVTLLHVGAYRGDQTIIELLLKHGGDKNARLSTGERPVDLALQQGHTALVPLLEP